The Rufibacter sp. DG15C region AGGGTGTGTTGCCCCTCACCGTGCCGGTCAAAAACGGGAACAAGAAAATCAAGGCGCTGGACGTTGAGATAGAGTATGACCAGCGCTGGGTAGATGTGCACTGGCGCACCATCCGGTCTGCGTACGGTAACGCGCCCTTCTTTGAGTTTTACGCAGACTACATCCAGGCGGTATATGAGAGGAAACCATCGCATCTGTTCCAGCTCAACCTGGAGTTGCTGCGGCTGTACCTCAAGTTCCTGAAACTGAAGACACCCGTCAGGCTTACAGAGAGCTATGAGACGACCTACCCTGCCCCGGTGCTGGACCTGCGCAACGTCCTCCATCCCAAGCGGGAGCCTGACAATTTGGACATAAAGAAGTATGCGCAGGTATTTGGCAAACAATTTGCACCTAATTTGAGTATACTTGACTTGTTGTTCAACCTTGGGCCAGAGGCATCTCTTTACTTACAGAACCAATGATTTTCTGTGAACATTTGCCCCCTGCTAATTGTTAAATTTTAGCGTGGCCATTGCCGCCAACAGGTGCAGAAAATAGCACTACAACAATTTACTAGACAAGAACTTACATGGAAGCCAAATTCTCAAATAGAGTGAAAGAGGTGATCTCTCTCAGTCGCGAGGAAGCAATCCGCTTAGGCCATGACTACATTGGTACAGAGCACTTGCTTCTGGGTATGATCAGAGAGGGAGAAGGCACCGCTATTGCTTTGCTTAAAAAACTGGGGGTGCCCATGGAGGAGCTCAAATATTCATTGGAGCAAGCCACCAAAAACACCGCCAGCCCTAATACTAATATAACGGGTAGCATTCCGCTCACAAAGCAGACAGAGAAAGTACTCAAAATCACCTACCTGGAGGCTAAAATCTTCAAGTCAGACATTATTGGCACTGAGCACTTACTGTTGTCTATTTTGCGGGATGAGGATAATATCTCATCACAAACTCTAGCCAAATTCAACGTGAACTATGAAGCCATCCGGGATTCGTTAGACTACCATGCTAACAACCCACTCGCATCCTCAGATACAGACGACAACGACGACAACGACAAGCTCTTCGGATCTTCTTCTAAGGGAGCAGCCGGCAGCGCGGCCAAGAAAGGCGCCGAGAAGTCCCGTACTCCGGTACTGGACAACTTTGGGCGTGACTTGACCAAACTAGCCGAAGAAGACAAGCTGGACCCGATTGTAGGCCGCGAGAAAGAGATTGAGCGCGTGGCTCAGGTCTTGAGCCGCCGTAAAAAGAACAACCCCATCTTGATTGGGGAGCCAGGTGTTGGTAAAACAGCCATCGCCGAAGGCCTTGCCCTGCGCATCATCCAGAAAAAGGTATCTAGAGTGTTGTTCGGCAAACGTGTGGTGACGTTGGACCTTGCCTCTTTGGTGGCTGGTACCAAGTACCGCGGTCAGTTTGAGGAGCGCATGAAGGCCGTGATGAACGAACTGGAGAAATCTCCTGACGTGATTCTGTTCATTGATGAGTTGCACACGATAGTGGGTGCCGGTGGAGCCTCTGGTTCTCTGGATGCTTCTAACATGTTCAAACCAGCCTTGGCGCGCGGTGAGATTCAATGTATTGGTGCCACTACCTTAGATGAGTACCGTCAGTACATTGAGAAAGATGGTGCATTGGCTCGTAGATTCCAGGTGGTAATGGTAGACCCTACCACGCCAGAGGAGACGATTGAGATCCTGCACAACATCAAAGACAAGTACCAGAACCACCACCACGTTAACTACACAGATAAAGCCATTGAGGCCTGTGTAAAGCTGAGTGACCGCTACATGTCTGACCGTTTCTTGCCAGACAAGGCCATTGACATTTTAGATGAGGCTGGTGCCCGCGTGCACATCAACAACATCATTGTCCCAGAGGATATTCTTAAACTTGAGGAGTCTATTGAGAACATCAAGGAAGAGAAAAACCGCGTAGTGAAAAGCCAGAAATATGAAGAGGCGGCCCAACTGCGTGACAAAGAGAAAAAACTACTGGATCAGTTAGAAACGGCCAAGAAGAACTGGGAAGAAGAAACCAAGAAGAAGCGTTACACCGTGAAAGAGGAAAACGTGGCCGAGGTAATCGCCATGATGACCGGCATCCCTGTGAAGCGTATTGCCCAGAAAGAAAGCTTGAAACTCCTTAACATGGGTGAAGAGCTGAGCGGCAAAGTGATTGGTCAGGAGAAAGCCATCAAGCAGTTGGTGAAAGCCATCCAGCGTACGCGCGTGGGCTTGAAAGATCCTAAAAAACCAATCGGTTCGTTTGTCTTCTTAGGTCCTACCGGGGTTGGTAAGACAGAGTTGGCCAAAGTACTGGCTACCTACTTATTTGACAAAGAGGATTCTCTGGTGCGCATAGATATGAGTGAGTACATGGAGAAATTCAGTGTATCTCGCTTGGTGGGAGCCCCTCCGGGCTACGTGGGCTATGAAGAAGGCGGTCAGCTGACAGAGAAAATCCGTCGTAAGCCATATTCTGTGGTTCTTTTGGATGAGATTGAGAAAGCGCACCCAGACGTGTACAACCTGTTGTTGCAGGTACTGGATGATGGCGTGTTGACAGATGGTCTGGGCCGTAAGGTAGATTTCAGAAACACCATCATCATCATGACCTCCAACATTGGGGCCCGTGATTTGCAGGACTTTGGGGCTGGGGTAGGTTTTGCCACCAAGACCCGCACAGACAACGTGGACGAGATCATGAAAGGCACTATTGCTTCTGCCTTGAAGAAAACGTTCTCGCCTGAATTCCTGAACCGTTTGGATGATGTGATTGTGTTCAACTCATTGGCTAAACAAGATATCCATAAGATCATTGATATCTCGCTTGCCAAGTTGTTGAGCCGCGTGAAAACATTGGGTTACTCCATTGAGATCACAGACGCCGCCAAGGATTTTGTAGCCGAGAAAGGCTATGACTCCAAGTATGGTGCCCGTCCATTGAACCGTGCCATCACCAAGTACATGGAGGACCCTATTGCAGAGGAAATCCTGAAAGCGGAGTTGGCCCAGGGAGATGTGATTCTCATTGACTACGCCGAGGGTAAAGAAGAGCTCACCTTCAGCAATCGCAAAGGTGAAAAGTCTAACGTGCCCGACACGTCTGATGAGATCTCAGAAACACCTTCTGAGGAGACGACACCCACTGATGAGAAGTCCAAAGACTAGTCATTCATAGATGAATTAGAAAGGCTGACAGACAAACTGTCAGCCTTTCTTGTTTTTGGGCTGTTTTCTAGAAAGTAGGCTAAAAACGCACGCTTTTATTCAAGTAAATGCATTTGGTCAGTCAGAATGCTCAGGAATCTAGTGATGACAGCAAGAAAAGCGGGGTGAAAATTTCGCGGTGGCTTATACTTTCCTAAATTTGATTTCTTATATCAACATCAAACTGCTTCAATGTCAGACCAGACTACATCAAAAGGTAAATTTGAGATTTTAGACCGCAAAAATGCAGAAGCCCTCTTAGGCGGAGGCCAGGCCCGCATTGATGCTCAACATAAAAAAGGCAAACTCACCGCCCGGGAACGCATAGACTTACTCTTAGACGAAGGCTCTTTTGAAGAGATTGGCAAGTTTGTCATGCACCGTTCCAAAGACTTCGGGCTGGACAAAGAATACTACTTAGGTGACGGCGTAGTGACCGGCTACGGTACCGTGAACGGCCGCTTAGTATATGTCTTCTCTCAAGATTTCACCGTGTTTGGCGGTTCCCTTTCTGAAACCCACGCGGAGAAGATCGTTAAAATCATGGACCTTGCCATGAAGAACGGTGCCCCCGTAATTGGCCTCAATGACTCTGGCGGAGCCCGCATCCAAGAAGGCGTGGTTTCTTTGGGCGGATACGCCGATATCTTCTACAAAAACACCTTGGCTTCTGGCGTGGTACCGCAATTATCAGGTATCATGGGACCGTGCGCCGGCGGTGCCGTATATTCTCCAGCCATCACAGACTTTATCTTGATGGTAGAAGACACGTCTTACATGTTTGTGACCGGCCCCAACGTGGTGAAAACGGTGACGCATGAGACCGTGACCTCTGAGGAATTAGGCGGTGCCAGCACGCACAGCACCAAAAGCGGCGTGACGCATTTCTCCTGCGCCAATGAGGTGGTCTGCATCCAGAACATTAAGCAATTGCTCAGCTACATGCCACAGAACTGTGAGGAGCTCCCTCCTGCCGTGCCGTATGAAGCTAAAAAAGACGAAACCCGCGAAGTCCTCAACACCATTGTGCCTGAGAACCCCAACCAACCCTATGACATGCGCGAGGTGATTGAGGGTATCATTGACGCTGGCACATTCCTAGAGGTTCACAAGAACTTCGGGGAGAACATTGTAGTGGGCTTTGCCCGTTTGGCTGGCCGTAGCATTGGCATTGTGGGCAACCAGCCAGCAGTTTTAGCGGGTGTATTGGACATCAACGCGTCTACCAAAGCCGCTCGTTTCGTGCGCTTCTGTGACTCGTTCAACATTCCATTATTAGTACTGGAAGACGTACCGGGCTTCTTGCCAGGCACCGACCAAGAGTGGAGAGGCATCATCACCAACGGGGCTAAGTTATTATATGCTTTCTGTGAGGCCACCGTACCGCGCGTGACCGTGATTACCCGTAAAGCCTACGGCGGCGCCTATGACGTGATGAACTCCAAGCACATTGGCGCTGACCTGAACTACGCTTGGCCTACCGCCGAGATTGCCGTAATGGGTGCTAAAGGGGCCGCTGAGATCATCTTCAAGCGTGAGATAGCTGCCTCTGAGGACCCAGAAGCCAAGCTAGCCGAGAAAGTAGCCGAGTACCAGTCAAAGTTCGCGACGCCGTACAGAGCGGCACACCGCGGGTTTGTGGATGAGGTGATTTATCCTTCTGAGACCAGAGCCAAGCTGATTAAGGCGTTCAAAATGCTAGAAAACAAAGTGGACCAGTTGCCTAAGAAGAAACACGGCAACATTCCTTTGTAAAAACCATATAACCTTTAGGGCTGAGCGCAGGAAACTGACCTCAGCCCTTTCCCTTTCTACTAGATTTCTACTTAGACCATGAGAAAAGAATCTTTTGACTTTTTAAACGCCTACCTCAACAATGCTGCCCCCACCGGGTTTGAAGCCCCCGGCCAGAAGTTGTGGTTAGACTATATCAAACCCTACATAGACGACTATTTTGTAGACACCTATGGCACCGTGGTAGGCGTCATTAATCCAGAGGCCAGCTACAAAGTGGTCATTGAAGCCCACGCCGATGAGATTTCCTGGTTTGTGAACTACATCACCGCCGAAGGCTACATTTATGTGCGCCGCAACGGTGGTTCAGACGCAGTCATTGCTCCTTCTAAGCGCGTAAACATCCACACCAAAAATGGCCCTGTAAAAGCAGTGTTCGGCTACCCGGCTATTCATGTGCGCAAGCCTGAGCAAGACAAGGCACCCACGGTAGAAACCATCTTCTTAGACTGCGGTGCTACCAACAAGCAAGAAGTAGAAGACCTGGGCATCCATGTGGGCTGTGTCATCACCTTTGATGACGAGTTGTGGGTGATGAATGAGAAATACTACGTGGGCCGCGCTTTAGATAACCGCATTGGTGGTTTCATGATCGCAGAGGTGGCCCGTCTGCTCAAGGAAAACAGGAAGAAGCTTCCGTTTGGCTTGTACATTGTCAACGCGGTGCAGGAAGAGATTGGCCTACGCGGCGCCGAAATGATTGCGCACCGCATTAAGCCAGACGTGGCCATCATCACAGACGTGACCCATGACACCCAGTCACAGGGTTATGAGAAAAAGGCCCACGGTGACTTGCATTGCGGCAAAGGCCCAGTGCTCACCTATGGTCCAGCGGTGCAGAACAACCTGCTCAATATGTTGTTTGAGGTAGCCGAAAAGAACGAGATTCCATTCCAGCGTGCGGCGGCTACAAGAGCTACCGGCACCGACACAGACGCCTTTGCCTACTCTTCTGAAGGCGTGGCCTCTGCTTTGATCTCCTTGCCGCTCAAGTACATGCACACCACGGTAGAGACCGTACACAGAGACGACGTGGACAACATCATCAAGCTCTACTATGAGTTCTTGCTGCAACTAAAAGCAGACCATGATTTCCGCTATTTGAAATAGTCATTTTCGGCCTGTTTTCCAGAAAAGAGGCTAAAAACGATTATGAGACTTGGACCTGTGAGGCGTACAAACTTCACAGGTCTTTGTATTTTTGGACTTCGGTTTTCCCTTTACCTTCATCATGGAATTACAAACCCCCAGGCTTTTACTCAGAGAATTCAAGGAAGATGACTGGCACTTCACCAACCTCTATGAATCCAACCGTGAGGTGATGCGGTACCAGAGCAGTGACGTACGGGACGCCGAAGAAAGCCGGCGATACCTTGAACAGTGCCTGCAAGAAGCGCAAGAAGACCCGCGCACTATCTTTGACCTGGCCATTGTCGTACAGCAAACCAATATGCTAGTGGGCCGCGTGGGCATGAAGGTAGATTATGACGCCGAAGACGCCGCGCTCTGGTACATTCTGCACCCAAGCTACTGGGGCAAAGGCTACGTCACAGAGGCGGCGCAGGCCATGGTCAACTTCGGGTTTACAGATTTACACTTGCACCGTATCTGGGCCGACTGCGACCCGCGCAACACCGGCTCATATAAGGTCATGGAAAAACTAGGCATGCGCCGCGAAGCCCATTTCAAGGAGAACATTTATATAAAAGGCGAATGGTGCGACTCTTACGTGTATGCTGTATTGGCGAGTGAATGGCGCTTAGCCAATCCTACACTGATAGCTGCAGAGCATGAGTAAATTTCGTTTTTGGCTTGTTTTCTGAAAATCAGGCTAAAAACGAAAGACCGTCCTTTTTCATTCCTTGTCTAATTGGCCCGCTAATTTTCTTCTGGGTGGCTAGTGCAGGGTAAGACAATTAGCCTAGATAATCCTTATTTCAATTATGGTGTTTACAGACCAAATGGGGCATCAGGTATTAGTACCGCAGGCACCCCAACGCATTGTTTCTTTGGTGCCTTCGCAGACCGAGCTGCTGTTTGACTTGGGCTTGGGAGACCGCGTGGTAGGCGTGACCAAGTTCTGTCTTCACCCCAAGGAGTTGGTGAAAGGTAAAACCAAGATTGGCGGGACTAAAAATTTTAAGACGGAGGTAATTGACCAGTTGCAGCCAGATTTGATCATCGGTAATAAGGAGGAGAATTACCAGGAAGGCATTGAGGCGCTCCAGCAGAAATACCCTGTCTGGATGAGCGACATTTATACGCTTGAAGATGCGTTTGCCATGATGGAGCAAGTGGGCAAAATAACCAGGACAGAACCCCAGGCTGGAAAGCTCACCTCTATTATAAAAACCCAGTTTGAGAAGATTGAGCCTATCCAGCCACCCGTGACGGCCGCCTACTTTATCTGGAAGAATCCTTACATGGCCGTGGGCGGAAACAACTTTATAGATGACATTCTCACTCGTTGTGGATTGGTGAACGCCTTGCAACACCTGCCCCGCTATCCAGAAGTAACACCAGCCATGTTAGCTGCCCTTAACCCGCAAGTTATCCTGCTGTCCTCAGAGCCGTTTCCGTTTCAAGAAAAGCACATTCAAGAATTTAAGGAGATCTGTCCTCAGGCAAAAGTGCTGATTGTGGATGGTGAGATGTTTAGTTGGTACGGGAGCAGGCTGCAGTATGCGGTTCCTTATCTGCAGAAAGTACTTGAAGAGATACGCAGCGTTTAATCTGCTCGCTATCCGCTTGGCATAAAAAAAAAGCCCTTCCGCCAGATGGCAGAAGGGCTTTTTCACTTTATTTATTCAAAGCCTTATTTAGGAGTGGCCATGGCCAATTTCAACTCCTGGGCTTCTTGCAAATGCTCTTTAAGCACTGGTAACACTTGGTCAATGAAAGACTGGATTTCAGCATCTTTCAATTCTTTGTCAGCTTCTTCATACAAGGCTACCGCTTCTTTCTGGGCGGCAATCTGAACGTCAATAAACTCTTTGTCAAAGGCTAGAGAATCTGACTTCTCCAAGTTGGCGACAAGGGTCTTTTTCTCGGCTGGCAAGGTCTGGCTTACCTCCACATATTTTCTCTTAGCCAAATCCTCAAGAACCGGGCTGGTTTTAGAGTGCACGTTAGAGATCGTCATTCCGTAATCACCTACGGCTTCGGCTTTACTTTTATCTGTGGCTAGGATACCTGTCACAATCCCGAAGTTATCTGTCTCTACTGCCTTCTGCAGGAACTTAGCTACTTTCTTAGTGTCTTCCTTCTGTGCAGCAGTCTCTTCTTTAGCACATGATACCAGTGAAACACTTCCGAACAAGAATGCGGCATTCAGCATCCATACGTTATATCTTTTCATAGCTTTCATACTCAGGTTAGTTTTGTTGCTTATACGGTAAACATGAAGCCATGTTGGAAAAGTTCATTTACCTAATCACAAAAACCCTCAGATTCCAACTACCATCTTACTTTAGTTACAAATTGAACCAATCTATATAGTTCCTATTCTATTAAAATTCCTCATGCTTTTTATTGATGGTCAATAGATTAGATTGATAAGTAGCCTATAAGAGATTTAAATGCAGATTTTTTTGATTATTAAGGAAAATCAAGCCAAAACCTTCCCGCTAGGATTAAGAATTAAAAGCCCAAAAAAGAAGGTTTTCACCCTTTCCAGCCTTTGGAATTTTAAATTTTCTGGATAAAAATTTTGATGAATTTTATAGCGAAAAGCGTTTCAAAATCTTTTCATATCCGCTCACTTTTTGCCTCATCTCAGGTTTTGGACAAACCAGAATAAACCAGAAAATCAGTTACTTGCCTGCAACCAAGGCATTATAAAAGGAGGAATTTCCTTATGAAAGCAATTTGCTAAACAGGACTGATCTGAAAGCCAGCCTGCTCTAGAACTTCCCAAAATCTTGGATACGATTTCTTAACCACGTTTGGCTCATCAATGACAATCTCTTGCTTGAGTGCCAGCGGTGCGAAAGCCATGGCCATACGGTGGTCTTCATAGGTGTGGATGCGGGCTTCGTTTTTGGCCTGGTTTCCAGGAATTACCTTAAAAACGCCTGGTGCAGTTTCCTGCAAAGTGGCGCCTAGTTTGGGCAGCTCGGTTTGGATGGCGAGAATACGGTCGGTCTCTTTTATCCTGAGGCTCTCCAAACCCGTCATCTCCACTTCTAACTGCAAACCCGCAGCCAAGGCAGCCACCGTCTGCGCCAAATCTGGACAGGCTGAGAAATCAATTCGGTGGATATCTTGATGTGCTGGCGCTTTGGTTAGGCGAACGCCTTCCTCCGTAAAAGTGGTCTGCACCCCAAACGGCGTCATCAGGTCAGGCAATACGCTGTCGCCCTGCAGGGAATCTGGGCGCAAGGCTGGCAAGAAGATATCAGCTTCTTGCGCCAATGCCACCATGCTGTACCAATAACTGGCCGCCGACCAGTCTGACTCCACGGTGTATTCTTTGGCTTGGTAATTTTGCGCCGGCACAGAAATTTTATTCCCCTCAAAAACAGCCTGCACGCCAAAGTGCGCCATCTGCGCCAGGGTCATCCTAATGTAGGGCTCAGAACCAATTTTCCCTGCTAAGGTCAATTCCAGGCCCTGTGGCAGCAAAGGCGCCACCATGAGCAACGCCGATATATATTGACTACTGACATCTGCGCGCACTGTAAGTTGATTGGTGCCAGAAGACTCAAAACCTTGCAACTGCAACGGCGGAAATCCTTCCTGGCCTGCATAGTCAATCTTAGCGCCTAGCGTACGCAGAGCATCTACCAAGACCCCAATGGGCCGGTGGCACATGCGATCCGTGCCTGTGAGCGTGACAGCCTGGTTGGTGATGGCGTAGTAAGCCGTTAAAAAACGCATGACGGTGCCGGCGTCTTCGGCGCTTACTTCTGGGCCAGCGGGTGTAGACAGCAAACGGTTCAGCAAAGCCGTGTCATTGGCATCTGATAGATTGTGGATAGCAAAGTCCTGACCACTCAATGCCCTAATGATCAAGGCACGGTTGGCTTCACTTTTAGAGGCAGGCAAAGAAACGCGCCCCGTCAACACCTTTGTAGGGTGAGCGACACGCACAGCAGAAGCAGAAATCATAGAGAATGGTAATAGCGCAAGGCTTGCTGCACCTCTTGCAGGGTAATAGGTTGATCATACACGGCGCTGCCTATCTTCTCCAGCAGGGTGCAGTTGATGGTGGAGCCGCTGTTCTTTTTGTCTTGCAGGCACAGTTGACTGATGGCCTGCAAATCGCTCTCCTGCAGAATCACTTTTTCATAGATAGACATAATGAACGTCTCTATCTGGTCCAGTTCTTCTGCAAGCAACAAACCTTTCTGGACAGACAGCCAGGCTTCACAGAGCATACCCACAGCAATGGCCTCACCGTGTAGCAATAGCTGATTGGGTTTTTCCAGAAAATAACTTTCAACGGCATGTCCAATGGTGTGCCCGAAGTTCAGGATTTTGCGCACGTCATTTTCCAGCGGGTCTGCCGTCACCACCTTAGATTTTATCTTGATGGAATGCTCAATCAGCGCCGGCCAATTCTCGGTGAAAAGGCCAATGTAGCGTTGCTCCTTGAACATATCCGCATCCGCAATCAGCCAGTGCTTGATCATTTCGGCGAAGCCAGATTTGGTTTGGCGCAGGTCCTGGGTTCTCAGGAAGTCTGTATTCACTAGCACGGCCAAAGGTTCTCTAAACACGCCTAAGTGATTTTTGAAGCCCATAAAATCTATGCCCGTTTTGCCGCCCACGCTGGCATCTACCTGCGCCAACAACGTGGTGGGTACGTTCACAAACCGAATGCCGCGCTTATACAAACTGGCGCAAAAACCGCCCAAATCTGTCAGGACGCCGCCGCCCAGGTTCACCAGCAAGGACCAGCGGTCCAGCTGCAGGTTGGTGAGTTCTCGCCAGACATGCTCACAGGTAGCCAGGCTCTTATTTTCTTCGCCGCTGGCAATCTGCACCAGGTGGTGGCCTTCTGGGAGATAGGGTTTGAGCATAGGATAGCAATGCACCAACGTGTTTTCATCTACCAGCACCACCACAGTTTTGTGGGCTTTGTTAGATAAAAGCGCTTGCCACTGTGGCAGGGACTCCTTTCCTATGAAAATTTCTTCTGTCACGGTTCTTTCTAATAATGTCGTTTTTGGCTTGTTTTCTGGGAAATAGGCCAAAAATGACCAATGCTTAATTGTCTTTTTTTACCACCTCCGTCTGAATCCTGATGGACTCCACGTGAATGAGTTGGTAGAGTTCTTGGATGAATTCTGGATGCAGGTTTAGCTGGATGGCCCAATCTGGACGGGTCAGAAAAATCTCATTCCAGCGCTCCAGTTGCAAAATGGCCACGTTGTTTTCTTTCTTGTCCTCTCCTATCTGCTCTACCACGCGCATGCGGCGGGCCAAGGCTTCCAGAATCTCACGGTCGGCACGGTCAATCTTCTTTCTCAGTTCTTCGGCACGGGACACAAAGGCCTGGTCGGGCATGCTGCGCACTTGTAGTTTGGCCAGAATCTCGCCTAACACCGCAGGCGTAATCTGTTGATCGGCGTCAGAAAGAGCGGCCTTAGGGTTGGGGTGCGTCTCAATCATGACGCCGTCAAAGTCCAGGTCCAACGCTTTTTGGGACAATGGATAAATCAACTCAGGTTTGCCGCTAATGTGGCTAGGGTCTACAATGATGGGCAGGTTAGGATACTGGGCTTTTAACTGCACCGGTATCTGCCACAGCGGAAGGTTGCGGTATTGGCTGGGCTCATAGCTGGAGAAACCTCTATGGATGGCGGCTACATCCGTTACACCCACGGCCCAAAGGCGTTCAATGGCGCCGGCCCACAAGGCTAAATCTGGGTTCACGGGATTCTTGACCATCACGGGGACCCTGGTACCGCGCAAGGCCTCAGCTAGTTCCTGCACTGCAAACGGGTTCACAGTAGTGCGCGCGCCAATCCAGAGCACGTCTATGTTGTGCTTGAGCGCGAATTCAATGTGCTGGGGTTTGGCCACCTCGGTGGCCACGGGCAGGCCGAATTCATGGCGCACCTCTTGCAGCCAAGCCATGCCTTCCAGGCCCACGCCTTCAAACGTGCCGGGCTTGGAACGGGGCTTCCAGACCCCGGCCCTAAATATATCTACTTGTAAGTCCTTCAGTTGGCGGGCGGTGTCCAGGACCTGTTCCCGGGTCTCGGCGCTGCACGGCCCGGCAATAGCCAAGGGTTTGCGGCGCAGTTTGCCCAACTGATGGAAATAATTGTCTTCTTTTCTACTCTCCATGTCTACCCTTTCTTTCCTGAAATACGGTGCTTTGTTTACGCAAAACATTCCCTTTCAGAGAGCGGTTTTTGGTTATCTTTGTGGGTCTAAATTAGCATATATTAAATGAATCCTGACCCTAAAGTTTCATTTGACAATACCGCCATTGCGTTTGCAGACCAATCTAACGCCAAGCTGTACAAGACCTACCTCTTGTTTGCAGCCATGAACAACAACTCTCTGGTGAAAATGGGAGGCACCATGATGCGGAAAGCGCTGGAGTGGCATCTGCCCGTAAAAACCCTCATCAAGAAAACCATCTTTGAACAGTTCTGCGGCGGCGAAACCATTGAAGAATGCACGCCAACCATTGAGCGCTTGGGCAAGTCTAACATCGGCACCATCCTGGACTATTCTGTAGAAGGCGAAGGCAGCGAGCAGAGCTTTGACCATACCGCCCAAGAGATTATTGCCACCATTGAGCGGGCGCATAAATCCACCCACATTCCCTTCTCCGTTTTCAAGGTGACTGGCGTGGCAGACAGCGCTATCCTGACCAAGGTGCAGAAAGGACAGATTTTGACTGCGGCAGAGCAGACGGCGTATGACAAAGCCAGAGCCAGAGTCAACTCCATCTGCCAGCGGGCCTTTGAGCGCGGGGTTAGAATTTTTGTGGACGCAGAGGAAAGTTGGTTTCAGGAGACCATTGACCAACTCACCTATGAGATGATGGCCCTTTATAATAAAGAGCGCGCTATTGTTTACAATACCTACCAACTCTACCGCCACGACCGGCTGGATGTGATCAAACGCGATTATGAGAATGCGGTGCGGGACGGGTATTACTTAGGCGGCAAGTTGGTGCGCGGCGCGTACATGGAGAAAGAAGCCAGAACTGCGCAGCAGCAGGGTTACGGCAACCCCATCAACCCCAGCAAGCAAGCCACGGATGATTTGTACAACGCCGCTCTTACATTTTGCGTGGAGCATGCAGACAGGATTGCCATCTGCGCCGGTACCCACAACGAGGATAGCTGCTACGTACTCATGCAATTGATGGCCCAGCACGGCATCCAGCCCAATGATGAGCGATTCTACTTTGCGCAGCTGCTAGGCATGAGTGACAACCTCTCCTACAACCT contains the following coding sequences:
- a CDS encoding proline dehydrogenase family protein encodes the protein MNPDPKVSFDNTAIAFADQSNAKLYKTYLLFAAMNNNSLVKMGGTMMRKALEWHLPVKTLIKKTIFEQFCGGETIEECTPTIERLGKSNIGTILDYSVEGEGSEQSFDHTAQEIIATIERAHKSTHIPFSVFKVTGVADSAILTKVQKGQILTAAEQTAYDKARARVNSICQRAFERGVRIFVDAEESWFQETIDQLTYEMMALYNKERAIVYNTYQLYRHDRLDVIKRDYENAVRDGYYLGGKLVRGAYMEKEARTAQQQGYGNPINPSKQATDDLYNAALTFCVEHADRIAICAGTHNEDSCYVLMQLMAQHGIQPNDERFYFAQLLGMSDNLSYNLAHAGYNVAKYVPYGPVEAVMPYLLRRADENTAIAGQSSREFNLISKERARRKKQNA
- the aroB gene encoding 3-dehydroquinate synthase; this encodes MTEEIFIGKESLPQWQALLSNKAHKTVVVLVDENTLVHCYPMLKPYLPEGHHLVQIASGEENKSLATCEHVWRELTNLQLDRWSLLVNLGGGVLTDLGGFCASLYKRGIRFVNVPTTLLAQVDASVGGKTGIDFMGFKNHLGVFREPLAVLVNTDFLRTQDLRQTKSGFAEMIKHWLIADADMFKEQRYIGLFTENWPALIEHSIKIKSKVVTADPLENDVRKILNFGHTIGHAVESYFLEKPNQLLLHGEAIAVGMLCEAWLSVQKGLLLAEELDQIETFIMSIYEKVILQESDLQAISQLCLQDKKNSGSTINCTLLEKIGSAVYDQPITLQEVQQALRYYHSL
- a CDS encoding bifunctional 3-deoxy-7-phosphoheptulonate synthase/chorismate mutase type II is translated as MESRKEDNYFHQLGKLRRKPLAIAGPCSAETREQVLDTARQLKDLQVDIFRAGVWKPRSKPGTFEGVGLEGMAWLQEVRHEFGLPVATEVAKPQHIEFALKHNIDVLWIGARTTVNPFAVQELAEALRGTRVPVMVKNPVNPDLALWAGAIERLWAVGVTDVAAIHRGFSSYEPSQYRNLPLWQIPVQLKAQYPNLPIIVDPSHISGKPELIYPLSQKALDLDFDGVMIETHPNPKAALSDADQQITPAVLGEILAKLQVRSMPDQAFVSRAEELRKKIDRADREILEALARRMRVVEQIGEDKKENNVAILQLERWNEIFLTRPDWAIQLNLHPEFIQELYQLIHVESIRIQTEVVKKDN
- a CDS encoding DUF4142 domain-containing protein, which gives rise to MKRYNVWMLNAAFLFGSVSLVSCAKEETAAQKEDTKKVAKFLQKAVETDNFGIVTGILATDKSKAEAVGDYGMTISNVHSKTSPVLEDLAKRKYVEVSQTLPAEKKTLVANLEKSDSLAFDKEFIDVQIAAQKEAVALYEEADKELKDAEIQSFIDQVLPVLKEHLQEAQELKLAMATPK
- the aroA gene encoding 3-phosphoshikimate 1-carboxyvinyltransferase — encoded protein: MISASAVRVAHPTKVLTGRVSLPASKSEANRALIIRALSGQDFAIHNLSDANDTALLNRLLSTPAGPEVSAEDAGTVMRFLTAYYAITNQAVTLTGTDRMCHRPIGVLVDALRTLGAKIDYAGQEGFPPLQLQGFESSGTNQLTVRADVSSQYISALLMVAPLLPQGLELTLAGKIGSEPYIRMTLAQMAHFGVQAVFEGNKISVPAQNYQAKEYTVESDWSAASYWYSMVALAQEADIFLPALRPDSLQGDSVLPDLMTPFGVQTTFTEEGVRLTKAPAHQDIHRIDFSACPDLAQTVAALAAGLQLEVEMTGLESLRIKETDRILAIQTELPKLGATLQETAPGVFKVIPGNQAKNEARIHTYEDHRMAMAFAPLALKQEIVIDEPNVVKKSYPRFWEVLEQAGFQISPV